The Polyangium aurulentum genomic interval GAGAGCGCCTCGGCGGGCGCGGGTCGCGGTCGTCGGGTCACCTCCGCTGCGGCCTCCGCGAACAGCTCCGAGAACGAGCCGACCAGCGCCCCGAGCCGCGCCCTGCGTTCCTCGCGGTCGTCGGGCGGGGTCGCGAACGTGACGACGAGCCGCTTGCCGCGGTTCAGGTCCCAGCAGATGGCGTTGGCGTCGTCTTCGCCCTCCTCGGTCCCATCGTCGGGGGCAACGATGCGCACCCCGGCCGCGCCGAGCTCGCGCTGCAGGATGTTCGAGAGGCGTTCCAGCGTGGGGCTCCCCATCCGGCGAAGCGTAGCCGACGAAGCGCCTCCCTCGATCGTTTTCGGCGCTCTTTGCGGGCCGCCGTTTACCGCCTTTCCATCCTGGCAGCCCCGACGGCGAGCGGATTCAGCAGGAACGGCCGGGCGAGGTCGTCGTGGCTAGCCTGGAGACTGCGCGAGCGCGGCCTGGAAGGCGGGGATGGTGAGGTCCTTGGGCTCGCCGCCGAAGCGGGCGGGCCTTTCCTGGGTGCCGCGCAGGTAGCGCCAGCCGGTGCCGTCGTGCGCGAAATCGCTCAGCTCGACGAAGGATCGATTCTGGCCCTTCTCGAAGACGCGGGCGGCGAAGAGGACCTGGGCGATCCCGTGCTCGTCGGGCGCGCGCCGATCGAGCACGGACAGGCCCATGAACTTGAGGTTCGAGGTGGCGTCGCGGATCTCGCGCATCAGCTCGCCCTCGGGGCGGGCGCGGTCCTCGTGCTGGGGGTGGAGCGTGCGATAGATATACGCGGCCTGCCGCTTTGCGTACGCGGCATAGCGCGAGCGCATGAGGGTCTCGGCGTCGGGCGGCTCGCGCTCGCCGCGATGGTAGGGCGCGCAGCAGTCGGCGTAGGTGGAGCCGGAGGAGCAAGGACAATCGCGGGCGGACATTGCGGGCGGCACCCTAGCACCAACGACGGACCTTGGCGCATCGATCTGGAGCCGGTCGCGCGATCGGGGGTAAGCTCGACGCCTGGGGGGGCGCCCAGGAGGAATCGACATGCTGAAATATCGGCTGGGTACGCTGGCGCTCGTCTGCGCCTTCATCGGGCTCGCGGCCGCGGGCTGTGATTCGGACGTGAAGGGTGGAGGATCGGGCGGCGGCGGCAATGGCGCGGGCGGCAATGGCGGCAATGGCGGCAGCGGGGGCGGCTCGCTGCAATGGTACACGACGTGCGGGGATCCCGTGTGCATGACCCCGGACGGGGGCAGCATGCCTCCGGCCGGCGTCGATCCCTGCACGACCGAGATGGAGGGCGCCGCGTGCAGCACCGAAGGCGCCAGGTGCTGGCCGGTCAATGATTGCGGTGTCGTGCTCATCTGCGCGAAGAGCGATCCGAAGGACAACCCCGGCGGCTGTCCCATCTGACGCCAATGCCCGAGCGGCGGGGCGCCGTGTCGGCTCACCGCGCGGGGAGCACCGTCCCATCGAGCCTGCCCGCCACGAGCGGCCGGGTCGCGGCGTCGTAATAGACCGATCCGCGGCTCAGGCTCCACGTATAGCCCTTGATCTCCCCGCTCACGGCGTCCGCATAGATGCGTATCCGTCCCCTGCCCGCGCCCTTCATGTCCTCGCGCGTGCGCGAGTCGCCCTCGCCGTGGGGCGAGCTCGTCGAGTCGTAGATCGAGACGGCGAACTGCACCGTCCCCTCGACCTTGGGGGCGCTCTCCGGGTGCTGCGTGGGTTTGTCGGCCACCACCATCACGTGCCCGATCGAATCCGAGCCCTCCGGATACACGACGCCGAGGATGTCGCCCGGAGACAGGTCCGCCGCCTTCGTGACGCGCGAGAATCCATTCTCCTCCTCGATCGCGCGCGAGAAATGCACCGGCGTCGGGCCGGGGGACCCGAGCCAGCGCTTGAAGTCGGCCGTCGTGTAGCCGTACGACTTCATGAGCAGCGCGTAGACGAACGACGCGCACACGCTTCGATTGGACGTCTCGCGCGCGCCGTCCTCGCCCTTCCACGCGAGCACGGTCGGATCGTTGGCGTAGGCGTTCGCCGAGGGCTTCACCTCGTCTGCCATCCGCTTCGCCCATTGCACGTGCTCGGTCCACGTCCGCCCGCGCGGAGGGCGCGCCGCCGCCGGCGCCTCGTTGCGCGGCTCGCTCGGCGCGGCGGCGGGCGCGGCGTTCACCGTCACGCCCGCCGCCGCGCGCGGGGGGGCCGCCGAGGGCCCCTGGCCGCCGCCGCCGCCGCCGCACGCCGGGAGCGCGAGGAGGAGCGCTGCGGCGGCGAAGACCGCGCGCGACCGGCTCATTCCCGGGGCAGATCCGACGTGGCCCGGAATCCGAAGCCGGAGACGAGGTTGATGACCCGGTCGGCGAAGTTCATTCCGACGACCCTCGTGGCCTTGCCCGTGGCATCCCGCACGGCGACGCCCACGCGGCGCATCCATGCGAGCTCGTCCTCGCTCATCGGCCCCGCGTCGAGGGCGGCCAGCGCCGCGTCGAGCTCGGACGCGTTCTTCGCCCCGGCCCAGCAAGCATTCACGTTTGGATTCGAGAGCGCGAACCGATAGCAATCGGTCGCCGTGGGCACGCGCTCGCCCGGGGGCACGAGGGCGCGATCGAGGAGCTGGCCCCAGGAGGTGGTCGTGTAGGTGACGATGCCGGGGCGCGGCTCGGACAGGTGCGGGAAGACGTCCTTTTCGGCGCCGGGGTGCGCGGCGTTGTAGCGGATCATCAGGGCGTCGATGCGCGGGTCGCGGGCGAGGCGCGGGAACGTGGGGCGGTGGTGGCACGAGACCATCACCTTGCGCGCGCGGCCCCGGCGCACGAGATCGGCCGCCGCGTCGAGGATCGCGTCGTGCGGGGGCAGGTTCCACCAGCCGAGCAAGAGCATGTCGGCGTATCCGAGGCCGAGCTTGGCGAGCGCCTTGTCGAGCGAGCTGCCGATGCTGTCGCCCGAGCGCGCGTAGCTCTGGATGACGATCTTCATGCGCTCGCGGTTCTTCAGGGCGAGGCGCCGCACCGCCGCGCCGAAGTCGGGCCTGCGCGCCGTGCCCCAGTAGAAGAAATCGACGCCGCGCTCGAACGCGCGCTCGACCTCCCTGCCCGGGAGGTCGTAGCCCGAGGCGATGCCGAGCGGGACGACCTCGAGGTCACTCTTGCCGAGGCGAACGGGAGACCAGGATGCGGACATGAGCACCTCCTCGCGATCGCTTTGCCACGCTCCGGGCGACGGCGCTATACGAGGGGCGCGAAGATGACACCCAACGATCCGAAGGCCCGCGGGGCTGCGATCACCGTCGGCGAGCACGTTTACATCCCGGCGTCGGCGCTCACGATCACCGCCTCGCGCGCGTCGGGTCCCGGGGGGCAGAACGTCAACAAGGTCGCCTCGAAGGTCGACGTGCGGCTGGATCTGTCGGCGATCGTGGGGCTCGACGAGGCGGCGCGCGCGCGGCTCTTGCGCAAGGCGGAGCCGCGGCTCGACGCGGACGGCAAGCTGCAGGTGACGAGCCAGAAGACGCGCGATCAGGCGAAGAACATCGCGGATGCGTACGAGAAGATCGCCCAGCTCGTGGCGGCGGCGCTCGTCGCGCCCAAGGTGCGTCGCCCCACGCGCCCGAGCCGCGGCGCGGTGGAGCGGCGAATCGAGGAGAAAAAGCGTACGTCGGTGAGGAAAAAGAACCGCGGGCGTGGGGCGGAGGACTAGGCCGTCGATCGGCTGGCCAGGCCGCCTGGCTCGGTGTATGAAGGCCGTTGCCGTGCCTTCCGACGACGCCTCCTCGCGCCTCCTCACCCGCGCGCTCACCGCCGCGGCCGCCGCGCTCGTCGCGATCGGCCTGTGGGATCTCGGCGGCGTCCCCGAGGCCGAGGCCAAGGGCGGGGGCAAATTCGAGTACGGCTGCCGCGTGCAGCAGCCGCAGAAGTTCCTCGAGCGCAGGACCTTCATGAAGAAGGGCGGCGTGCTCGACGTGAAGAAGCAGGCCAAGGCCGTGCGCTACCTCGCCGAGCATTACGGCCACGTCAGCGAGGAGACGAAGGTCTTCAACGCCAAGGGCGCGCTCGCGCAGGCCAAGAACATGCGCTTCATGGGGCTGCCGATCTCGGTGCACGCCAAGATCGCCCCGGCCCTCACCTGCGTGGAGAAGCACCTGCGCAAGACGGGCGGGCGCTACAAGCCGCGCGCGATCGGCGGGTTCCGCGACGCGAACACCTACCGCGGGCTCGAGGTGTCGAACCACCTCTTCGGGATCGCGCTCGACATCGATCCCGACAAGAACCCTTGCTGCCATTGCGTCGATCCGTGGCCGAGCAACCCGATCTGCAAGCTGCCCGGGCCCGTCTACAAGCGCACGGCGCTACCGAAGACGTGGATCAAGGCCTTCGAGCGCTACGGCTTCGACTGGCTCGGCCACGACGCGCTCGAGGACACGATGCACTTCGAGTTTCTGGGCGATCCGGAGCGGATCAAGAAGTAGCGAGCCGCTCGGCCCACGCCGAGGCGAGGGCCATGATCGTGTGCTGCGGGTTCACGCCGATGGTCGTCGGAATGGCCGAGGCGTCGACCACGTAGAGCCCCTCGTGCCCGTGCACCTTGCCATTGCCGTCGACCACGCCCTGGCGTGGATCGGCGCTCATCGGGCAGCCGCCGAAGAGGT includes:
- a CDS encoding M15 family metallopeptidase, with product MPSDDASSRLLTRALTAAAAALVAIGLWDLGGVPEAEAKGGGKFEYGCRVQQPQKFLERRTFMKKGGVLDVKKQAKAVRYLAEHYGHVSEETKVFNAKGALAQAKNMRFMGLPISVHAKIAPALTCVEKHLRKTGGRYKPRAIGGFRDANTYRGLEVSNHLFGIALDIDPDKNPCCHCVDPWPSNPICKLPGPVYKRTALPKTWIKAFERYGFDWLGHDALEDTMHFEFLGDPERIKK
- a CDS encoding aldo/keto reductase; the protein is MSASWSPVRLGKSDLEVVPLGIASGYDLPGREVERAFERGVDFFYWGTARRPDFGAAVRRLALKNRERMKIVIQSYARSGDSIGSSLDKALAKLGLGYADMLLLGWWNLPPHDAILDAAADLVRRGRARKVMVSCHHRPTFPRLARDPRIDALMIRYNAAHPGAEKDVFPHLSEPRPGIVTYTTTSWGQLLDRALVPPGERVPTATDCYRFALSNPNVNACWAGAKNASELDAALAALDAGPMSEDELAWMRRVGVAVRDATGKATRVVGMNFADRVINLVSGFGFRATSDLPRE
- a CDS encoding YchJ family protein, which encodes MSARDCPCSSGSTYADCCAPYHRGEREPPDAETLMRSRYAAYAKRQAAYIYRTLHPQHEDRARPEGELMREIRDATSNLKFMGLSVLDRRAPDEHGIAQVLFAARVFEKGQNRSFVELSDFAHDGTGWRYLRGTQERPARFGGEPKDLTIPAFQAALAQSPG
- the arfB gene encoding alternative ribosome rescue aminoacyl-tRNA hydrolase ArfB gives rise to the protein MTPNDPKARGAAITVGEHVYIPASALTITASRASGPGGQNVNKVASKVDVRLDLSAIVGLDEAARARLLRKAEPRLDADGKLQVTSQKTRDQAKNIADAYEKIAQLVAAALVAPKVRRPTRPSRGAVERRIEEKKRTSVRKKNRGRGAED